A stretch of DNA from Longimicrobium sp.:
CGGAGTGTTTACTCCGTATTCAGTCGATCAAATCGCCCTGATATTGACTATACATCACGCTACATCACGCTTTTTTCACGGACGGCCGCGGGCTCAGCCTACCGTGAGCCGCAGGGCCAGATCCGCGACGTGTGGCCGTTTCAGGGCGGTCATATGGTTCCCGGTCCCGACGCAGAAGTCGAGATCGGGCGCCCAGCATCCCCATCCCCGGACGGTTTCTGCGAATTTGCTCTGATTTGCACCTACATCATATCTAGGATCGCTCACCAGTACAAGACGGAGTTTGCCGGAGTAGCCCCCGGCGGGCCTGTAGGTGGCGCGCAGGCTGGTGGAAAAGGTCCGAAAGGGGCCGCGCAGCACGTCGGAACCCGAGCGCCGGGGAAGGACGCCGAGCCGGACCAGCCGCTCGTGCAGGAGCCCGAGCCTGGCATCCTCGTCCGGCGAATCGATCTCTTCGGGCCTGATTTCGAGAGAACGCTCCGCCGCCAGCTCGAAGACCTCGACCAGCTTGAGGAAGGCCTCCCGGGCGTCGTACTCGGCGACCTGGGCGTCGTCCGCGTCCGGCGCCTCGCTGTCCAGGAGGGTGAGCGACGCCACGGGGCGCCCGGCCGCGCGCAGGCGCCGGGCCATCTCGAACGCGACCCAGCCGCCGAAGGAGTGCCCCAGCAGGTGGACGGGGCCGGCGGGGTGCGCCTCGCGCAACGCGCGCAGGTAGAGCTCCGCGGCGGCCGGGACCGTGGCGTGGGGGACCATGTCGCCGTCCAGCCCGCGCGGCTGGAAGGCGTGCACCGGCCGCGCCGGGTCCAGGCATCCGGCCAGCTCGGCGAAGCTGGCCACGCTCGCCCCCGCCCCGGGGACGCAGAAGAGGGGAACGCCCCCCCTGCCGAACCGCAGCGTTACCAGGGGCGCGTAGCGGTCCTCGGGGAGCGGCTTCCGGCTCCCGGCCGCGGCGCCGAGGGCGCGCGACAGCGCCGCGCCGAGCTCCCGGGCGTTCTCCGCCTCCAGCATGGACAGGTGCGTCCCCGGCACGGGCGCGACCCGGAGCGACGCGTCGGGGAGCACGGCCTGCCAGCCGCGCCGCCGGTCGGGGGCCGGGCTCTCGGCCGCCGGGAAGAGGTGGACGGGGACCGGGATCGGCTGCGGGAAGTACTCCCGCAGGGCGGAGAGGTGGGCCCGCAGCCGGTCCCGCATCTCCCGGG
This window harbors:
- a CDS encoding alpha/beta fold hydrolase, whose translation is LAVRVVSRVREALGVEAALGAVFERPVLADFAARLRGAEAGPGGDRAIPVRTDGAQPPLFLVHEGTGSVAYAQVLLPHLDSGFPVYALPRVSAAGPPLRTIEGMAARLVRMIREVQPAGPYRLAGWSFGGVLAYEAAAQLLGRDEAVEFVGMLDTFHPAAARAGAGEAGHEHALLLRMLRMGEGAEADAGPGPGEEAAAAEGDLEAFVGRCRERGLLPGHVTVAHAREMRDRLRAHLSALREYFPQPIPVPVHLFPAAESPAPDRRRGWQAVLPDASLRVAPVPGTHLSMLEAENARELGAALSRALGAAAGSRKPLPEDRYAPLVTLRFGRGGVPLFCVPGAGASVASFAELAGCLDPARPVHAFQPRGLDGDMVPHATVPAAAELYLRALREAHPAGPVHLLGHSFGGWVAFEMARRLRAAGRPVASLTLLDSEAPDADDAQVAEYDAREAFLKLVEVFELAAERSLEIRPEEIDSPDEDARLGLLHERLVRLGVLPRRSGSDVLRGPFRTFSTSLRATYRPAGGYSGKLRLVLVSDPRYDVGANQSKFAETVRGWGCWAPDLDFCVGTGNHMTALKRPHVADLALRLTVG